From one Callithrix jacchus isolate 240 chromosome 2, calJac240_pri, whole genome shotgun sequence genomic stretch:
- the RCC1L gene encoding RCC1-like G exchanging factor-like protein isoform X4 produces the protein MGNNSYGQCGRKVVENEIYSESHRVHRMQDFDGQVVQVACGQDHSLFLTDKGEVYSCGWGADGQTGLGHYNITSTPTKLGGDLAGVNVLQVATYGDCCLAVSADGGLFGWGNSEYLQLSSVTDSTQVNVPRCLHFSGVGKVQEAACGGTGCAVLNGEGHVFVWGYGILGKGPNLVETAIPEMIPPTLFGLTEFNPEVRVSRIRCGLSHFAALTNKGELFVWGKNIRGCLGIGRLEDQYFPWRVTMPGEPVDVACGVDHMVTLAKSFI, from the exons ATGGGAAACAATTCTTATGGGCAATGTGGAAGAAAGGTGGTCGAAAATGAAATTTACAG TGAAAGTCACAGAGTCCACAGAATGCAGGACTTCGATGGACAGGTGGTCCAG GTGGCCTGTGGTCAGGATCATAGTCTGTTCCTGACGGATAAAGGAGAAGTCTATTCTTGTGGATGGGGCGCTGATGGGCAAACAG GTCTGGGTCACTACAATATCACCAGCACGCCCACCAAGCTGGGTGGAGACCTGGCAGGAGTGAACGTTCTCCAAGTTGCCACCTACGGTGACTGCTGCCTGGCCGTGAGTGCCGACGGCGGTCTTTTTGGTTGGGGGAACTCTGAGTACCTGCAGCTCTCCTCTGTCACTGACTCCACACAG GTGAATGTGCCCCGGTGCTTACACTTCTCAGGAGTGGGGAAGGTGCAAGAGGCTGCCTGCGGTGGCACGGGCTGTGCGGTGTTAAATG GAGAGGGACATGTTTTTGTCTGGGGCTATGGAATTCTTGGCAAAGGCCCAAACCTAGTGGAAACTGCCATCCCTGAAATGATTCCGCCCACTCTCTTTGGCCTGACGGAGTTCAACCCAGAAGTCCGCGTTTCCCGCATCCGATGTGGACTCAGCCACTTTGCTGCACTGACCA ACAAAGGAGAGCTGTTCGTGTGGGGCAAGAACATCCGAGGGTGCCTAGGAATCGGTCGCCTGGAGGATCAGTATTTCCCATGGAGG GTGACGATGCCTGGGGAGCCCGTGGATGTGGCGTGTGGTGTGGACCACATGGTGACCCTGGCCAAGTCATTCATCTAA
- the RCC1L gene encoding RCC1-like G exchanging factor-like protein isoform X3 has protein sequence MALVSLVAGARLVRRLSGPGPGPGPGRGHWTAARRSRSRREAAEAEAEVPVFQYVGERAVRADRVFVWGFSFSGALGVPTFVVPSSRPGPGAGPRPPRRIQPVPYRLELDQKISSAACGYGFTLLSSKTTDVTKVWGMGLNKDSQLGFHRSRKDKTRGYEYVLEPSPVPLPLDRPQETRVLQVACGRAHSLVLTDREGVFSMGNNSYGQCGRKVVENEIYSESHRVHRMQDFDGQVVQVNVPRCLHFSGVGKVQEAACGGTGCAVLNGEGHVFVWGYGILGKGPNLVETAIPEMIPPTLFGLTEFNPEVRVSRIRCGLSHFAALTNKGELFVWGKNIRGCLGIGRLEDQYFPWRVTMPGEPVDVACGVDHMVTLAKSFI, from the exons ATGGCGCTGGTTTCGTTGGTGGCTGGGGCTCGGCTGGTGCGGCGGCTGAgcgggccggggccggggccggggccggggcgaGGGCACTGGACGGCGGCCAGGCGCTCGCGGAGCCGGCGCGAAGCGGCAGAAGCGGAGGCGGAGGTGCCCGTGTTCCAGTACGTGGGCGAGCGCGCTGTTCGCGCCGATCGTGTCTTCGTGTGGGGCTTCAGCTTCTCAGGGGCGCTGGGCGTGCCCACCTTCGTGGTGCCCAGCTCCAGGCCCGGCCCCGGTGCCGGCCCCCGGCCGCCCCGCAGGATCCAGCCTGTGCCCTATCGTCTGGAGCTGGACCAAAAG ATTTCGTCCGCTGCTTGTGGCTATGGATTTACACTGCTGTCCTCTAAGACCACTGATGTTACGAAAGTTTGGGGGATGGGACTCAACAAAGATTCTCAGCTTGGATTTCACAGGAGCCGGAAGGATAAGA CGAGGGGCTACGAGTATGTTTTGGAGCCCTCACCTGTCCCCCTGCCTCTGGATAGACCTCAGGAGACACGAGTGCTGCAGGTCGCCTGTGGCCGAGCTCACTCTCTTGTCTTGACAGACAGGGAAGGAG TCTTCAGCATGGGAAACAATTCTTATGGGCAATGTGGAAGAAAGGTGGTCGAAAATGAAATTTACAG TGAAAGTCACAGAGTCCACAGAATGCAGGACTTCGATGGACAGGTGGTCCAG GTGAATGTGCCCCGGTGCTTACACTTCTCAGGAGTGGGGAAGGTGCAAGAGGCTGCCTGCGGTGGCACGGGCTGTGCGGTGTTAAATG GAGAGGGACATGTTTTTGTCTGGGGCTATGGAATTCTTGGCAAAGGCCCAAACCTAGTGGAAACTGCCATCCCTGAAATGATTCCGCCCACTCTCTTTGGCCTGACGGAGTTCAACCCAGAAGTCCGCGTTTCCCGCATCCGATGTGGACTCAGCCACTTTGCTGCACTGACCA ACAAAGGAGAGCTGTTCGTGTGGGGCAAGAACATCCGAGGGTGCCTAGGAATCGGTCGCCTGGAGGATCAGTATTTCCCATGGAGG GTGACGATGCCTGGGGAGCCCGTGGATGTGGCGTGTGGTGTGGACCACATGGTGACCCTGGCCAAGTCATTCATCTAA
- the RCC1L gene encoding RCC1-like G exchanging factor-like protein isoform X1, with protein sequence MALVSLVAGARLVRRLSGPGPGPGPGRGHWTAARRSRSRREAAEAEAEVPVFQYVGERAVRADRVFVWGFSFSGALGVPTFVVPSSRPGPGAGPRPPRRIQPVPYRLELDQKISSAACGYGFTLLSSKTTDVTKVWGMGLNKDSQLGFHRSRKDKTRGYEYVLEPSPVPLPLDRPQETRVLQVACGRAHSLVLTDREGVFSMGNNSYGQCGRKVVENEIYSESHRVHRMQDFDGQVVQVACGQDHSLFLTDKGEVYSCGWGADGQTGLGHYNITSTPTKLGGDLAGVNVLQVATYGDCCLAVSADGGLFGWGNSEYLQLSSVTDSTQVNVPRCLHFSGVGKVQEAACGGTGCAVLNGEGHVFVWGYGILGKGPNLVETAIPEMIPPTLFGLTEFNPEVRVSRIRCGLSHFAALTNKGELFVWGKNIRGCLGIGRLEDQYFPWRVTMPGEPVDVACGVDHMVTLAKSFI encoded by the exons ATGGCGCTGGTTTCGTTGGTGGCTGGGGCTCGGCTGGTGCGGCGGCTGAgcgggccggggccggggccggggccggggcgaGGGCACTGGACGGCGGCCAGGCGCTCGCGGAGCCGGCGCGAAGCGGCAGAAGCGGAGGCGGAGGTGCCCGTGTTCCAGTACGTGGGCGAGCGCGCTGTTCGCGCCGATCGTGTCTTCGTGTGGGGCTTCAGCTTCTCAGGGGCGCTGGGCGTGCCCACCTTCGTGGTGCCCAGCTCCAGGCCCGGCCCCGGTGCCGGCCCCCGGCCGCCCCGCAGGATCCAGCCTGTGCCCTATCGTCTGGAGCTGGACCAAAAG ATTTCGTCCGCTGCTTGTGGCTATGGATTTACACTGCTGTCCTCTAAGACCACTGATGTTACGAAAGTTTGGGGGATGGGACTCAACAAAGATTCTCAGCTTGGATTTCACAGGAGCCGGAAGGATAAGA CGAGGGGCTACGAGTATGTTTTGGAGCCCTCACCTGTCCCCCTGCCTCTGGATAGACCTCAGGAGACACGAGTGCTGCAGGTCGCCTGTGGCCGAGCTCACTCTCTTGTCTTGACAGACAGGGAAGGAG TCTTCAGCATGGGAAACAATTCTTATGGGCAATGTGGAAGAAAGGTGGTCGAAAATGAAATTTACAG TGAAAGTCACAGAGTCCACAGAATGCAGGACTTCGATGGACAGGTGGTCCAG GTGGCCTGTGGTCAGGATCATAGTCTGTTCCTGACGGATAAAGGAGAAGTCTATTCTTGTGGATGGGGCGCTGATGGGCAAACAG GTCTGGGTCACTACAATATCACCAGCACGCCCACCAAGCTGGGTGGAGACCTGGCAGGAGTGAACGTTCTCCAAGTTGCCACCTACGGTGACTGCTGCCTGGCCGTGAGTGCCGACGGCGGTCTTTTTGGTTGGGGGAACTCTGAGTACCTGCAGCTCTCCTCTGTCACTGACTCCACACAG GTGAATGTGCCCCGGTGCTTACACTTCTCAGGAGTGGGGAAGGTGCAAGAGGCTGCCTGCGGTGGCACGGGCTGTGCGGTGTTAAATG GAGAGGGACATGTTTTTGTCTGGGGCTATGGAATTCTTGGCAAAGGCCCAAACCTAGTGGAAACTGCCATCCCTGAAATGATTCCGCCCACTCTCTTTGGCCTGACGGAGTTCAACCCAGAAGTCCGCGTTTCCCGCATCCGATGTGGACTCAGCCACTTTGCTGCACTGACCA ACAAAGGAGAGCTGTTCGTGTGGGGCAAGAACATCCGAGGGTGCCTAGGAATCGGTCGCCTGGAGGATCAGTATTTCCCATGGAGG GTGACGATGCCTGGGGAGCCCGTGGATGTGGCGTGTGGTGTGGACCACATGGTGACCCTGGCCAAGTCATTCATCTAA
- the RCC1L gene encoding RCC1-like G exchanging factor-like protein isoform X2, translating to MALVSLVAGARLVRRLSGPGPGPGPGRGHWTAARRSRSRREAAEAEAEVPVFQYVGERAVRADRVFVWGFSFSGALGVPTFVVPSSRPGPGAGPRPPRRIQPVPYRLELDQKISSAACGYGFTLLSSKTTDVTKVWGMGLNKDSQLGFHRSRKDKTRGYEYVLEPSPVPLPLDRPQETRVLQVACGRAHSLVLTDREGVFSMGNNSYGQCGRKVVENEIYSESHRVHRMQDFDGQVVQVACGQDHSLFLTDKGEVYSCGWGADGQTGLGHYNITSTPTKLGGDLAGVNVLQVATYGDCCLAVSADGGLFGWGNSEYLQLSSVTDSTQVNVPRCLHFSGVGKVQEAACGGTGCAVLNGEGHVFVWGYGILGKGPNLVETAIPEMIPPTLFGLTEFNPEVRVSRIRCGLSHFAALTSLRFHPFSRAAPLFED from the exons ATGGCGCTGGTTTCGTTGGTGGCTGGGGCTCGGCTGGTGCGGCGGCTGAgcgggccggggccggggccggggccggggcgaGGGCACTGGACGGCGGCCAGGCGCTCGCGGAGCCGGCGCGAAGCGGCAGAAGCGGAGGCGGAGGTGCCCGTGTTCCAGTACGTGGGCGAGCGCGCTGTTCGCGCCGATCGTGTCTTCGTGTGGGGCTTCAGCTTCTCAGGGGCGCTGGGCGTGCCCACCTTCGTGGTGCCCAGCTCCAGGCCCGGCCCCGGTGCCGGCCCCCGGCCGCCCCGCAGGATCCAGCCTGTGCCCTATCGTCTGGAGCTGGACCAAAAG ATTTCGTCCGCTGCTTGTGGCTATGGATTTACACTGCTGTCCTCTAAGACCACTGATGTTACGAAAGTTTGGGGGATGGGACTCAACAAAGATTCTCAGCTTGGATTTCACAGGAGCCGGAAGGATAAGA CGAGGGGCTACGAGTATGTTTTGGAGCCCTCACCTGTCCCCCTGCCTCTGGATAGACCTCAGGAGACACGAGTGCTGCAGGTCGCCTGTGGCCGAGCTCACTCTCTTGTCTTGACAGACAGGGAAGGAG TCTTCAGCATGGGAAACAATTCTTATGGGCAATGTGGAAGAAAGGTGGTCGAAAATGAAATTTACAG TGAAAGTCACAGAGTCCACAGAATGCAGGACTTCGATGGACAGGTGGTCCAG GTGGCCTGTGGTCAGGATCATAGTCTGTTCCTGACGGATAAAGGAGAAGTCTATTCTTGTGGATGGGGCGCTGATGGGCAAACAG GTCTGGGTCACTACAATATCACCAGCACGCCCACCAAGCTGGGTGGAGACCTGGCAGGAGTGAACGTTCTCCAAGTTGCCACCTACGGTGACTGCTGCCTGGCCGTGAGTGCCGACGGCGGTCTTTTTGGTTGGGGGAACTCTGAGTACCTGCAGCTCTCCTCTGTCACTGACTCCACACAG GTGAATGTGCCCCGGTGCTTACACTTCTCAGGAGTGGGGAAGGTGCAAGAGGCTGCCTGCGGTGGCACGGGCTGTGCGGTGTTAAATG GAGAGGGACATGTTTTTGTCTGGGGCTATGGAATTCTTGGCAAAGGCCCAAACCTAGTGGAAACTGCCATCCCTGAAATGATTCCGCCCACTCTCTTTGGCCTGACGGAGTTCAACCCAGAAGTCCGCGTTTCCCGCATCCGATGTGGACTCAGCCACTTTGCTGCACTGACCA GTCTCAGGTTCCACCCGTTCAGCAGAGCGGCGCCTTTGTTTGAGGACTGA